The following DNA comes from Camelina sativa cultivar DH55 chromosome 14, Cs, whole genome shotgun sequence.
aaaaaagagatgataggagaataaattttttaatctggaataaatcttctaaatatatatatattaattgtagaacattatatatatggatatattaaatattttaaatgtgtttggttataaggatagtagagagagttaactaaactttttggatatgaatataagcatttaaTGACAttcaataaaaatgttttcaaaaacatatttttgaaaaaaaagtgctgcaaaaatactagtatagatgaGCACTTGCTATAatcagttgacaaaaaacaattatataaaaatattgttgttATGTCTCTGTTCCTCATACTAAGtcactcgacctcccactcgattgcgcatccgatcgagtgcttgctcgagcatCATCCagtgttcttgtttatgttctgcatttACTTGTTTCACTACCTGTttcatttcctgtttcatttctgttgcattcatttcaTTTCTGTTTGATCAtgtttcattacttgtcttgcattagtatAGTACTTGTTCTTGTCTAGTATCATCACTgctttgttttcattgtttactttgcatttagtatcttgtcttagtagctttacattctgcattttatcattatcattaggttgttagttaaaaacattcatcaaatttggcttgacttagataagtattcatatcctgattgcttgcatcacactaattatggattgacatcctttatgctacaacaacataagggttattgaaacaccttgcatccacctgttcattcatcatctctatcatcatatcatcaccaccacaaTAAACAAATAgatgtttcaatttggcgtcgttgccattttaGTGTTTgcttgtgacatttaggatttaTACAAGtataagattaagttctattgttCCTTTGATCACTACTAATTAAGATTCTTCAtctacttgtttgttttgaatctcaggtaccaactcgaccaaccactcgaccgtctacacgatcgagtacctgatcgagccACAACCCGGATTCAGAAGGAATACTCGTCTCAGTCAGTTCGACCTTCAACTTGAGCCAGTGCTCGAACGAGTGTCTGTTCGAGTCAGTTATCGGGtcagttgatgcaaacaagatccaagggAAATCAGAATCTTTAGAGGTAccttgatcacatcaaccgCCTACCAAGAGACCTACGACAACAGAGAACAAGAATCCTCCAAGAACAAGAGAATCAgttgctaatggagcaacacaacaatcaagaacaaagccaaggcacattggtgcaggagatgccCCAAATACACACAATCagagagctggtattgtgcctccttcagttgccaacaataattatgagatcaagagtggactGATCTCTATGATTCAAGCAAATAAATTCCATGGTTTGCCGATGGAAGACCCcttagatcaccttgatgaatttgatagaatttgtggcctcaccaagatcaatggtgtaaGTGAGGATGGTTTCAAGCTCAGATTGTTTCccttctcacttggagacaaggcACATCTATGGGAGAAGGCACTTCCAACTggtgctatcactacatgggatgCTTGTAAGAAGGCCGACCTAGCTAAATTCTTCTCTAATGCTAGAACAacaaggttgaggaatgagatttctggttttGCAAAAAGGAACAATGAaaccttttgtgaggcatgggagagattcaaaggCTTCCAAACACAATGTCCACACCATGGATTCAACAATGAGTCTTTGCTCAGCACCTTATATAGAGGGGTTCTACCTAAGATAAGGATGCTTTTGGACGCAACCTCCAATGGcaatttcctcaacaagaatgtagaagaaggatgggagctAGTGGAGAACCTAGCACAATCTGATGAGAATTAtaatgaggattatgatagaacAGTGAGATTTACCACCAATGATCAAGAtgagaagtataagaaggacTTTAAAGTAGTTCATGAGAAGTTGGACAAGATTCTacttagccaacaaaagaacATTCATTTTCTTGGTGAAGAAAAGGTTCCAGTTCAAGAAGGGGAGAGAGAATTTGCTGATATTTGTTACATGCAGAATCAAGGAGGGTTCAAGGGCTACAATCAATTCAAGAACAgcaacctctcctatagaaaCACCAATGTagcaaatcctcaagatcaagtcatccacctcaacagcttcaacaacaaaacaactatgcacccaaaAAACAACACCAAGGGTTCCAACCTCAATTGTGTCCCCCTCCAGGGTTTAAGACCTCACAAGGACAAGAACCAAATttgagagctatgatgcaacaaatatTGTTTGAGCAAACAAATGGGCAGATTGAGCCTACAAAGCAGTTTGCTGAGATGTGCCAAAAGATGGAGAACACATACAGTGACCTCCATACTAAGTTTGAAACTCTAAACTCCAAGATTGAGACTATGGAGACAAAATTGTCTTCTTCTACTCCTACAAGGAATGACCAACACAAAGGCAAAGCTATCATGCACTCTACAGAATTTGCCAATGCAATCAATCTACACAGAGGAAGGGTGTTACCAGAACGAAAAACGTGCTACCAATCATTGAGGACAGTGAAGAACAAGATGGGGAGGGTTTTCAGCAAGAGGAAACTTAGAATGAAGAGACAATTGAACTCGACCCACCACTTGAGCACATACACGATCGAGTGGGTGATCTGGCAGCAGATCGAGCACCTTCTCATGAGAAGACTAAGCCAGTTGCCACCAAGGAAAAAGAAGtccggttcattcctcctccttacaagcctccactacctttcccaggaagatttaagaagcagatggttgaaaaatacaaggcattgtttgataaacaagttagagagattgaacttaggatgcctcTAATAGATGCTTTTGCTATGATCCCTCCTTACcaaaaattcttgaaagatgttgtgatggaaaggatcaaagaagttcaagggatggtgattctTAGTCATGAGTGTAGTGCCATAATTCAAAAGCAAGTGAATCCTCAAAATCTAAGAGATCCTGGTTCcttcactctaccttgctctataGGCCCTTTGACCTTCAACaaatgtctttgtgatttgggagcctcagtaagcctaatgcctctatcagttgctaagcgcctagggtttacaaggtataaTACATGCAACATATCTCtgatcttagctgatagatcagTAAGATTATCACATGGTGTTTTGAAGGATTTACAAGTTAGAGTTGGAGCAGTGgaagtcccaacagactttgtagtcttggaaatggatgaagaaccaaaagatcctttgaTTTTGGGAAGATCTTTCCTAGCcacagcaggagcaataattgatgtgagaaaagggaagattgatctcaacttgggagaggacctcaaaatgacatttgacattgtagaggcactgaagaaaccaacaattggaggacaagtcttttggGTTGAAGAATTGGACAAATTAGCTGGAGAATTGATGGAAGAgctagcagaacaagatcaccttagaactgttttgacaaaaagtggagaagaagggttcatCTACAAAGAAACCAAGGCTTATGAAGAGATATTGGACTCCCGTAGAGAATCAGACCAtccagaggtttttgaggggCTACCAGCATTAAGAGAGGAAGTCTGGTCAGTTCAGATAGCAGATACAGagagctcgaccacccactcgagcacgcactcgaccgagcaccaacaccactcgaccgagcgcCCTGCCGAAACCCCCACAGATGACTGGTCTGAGCTAAAAGCACAACCTCTcccatctgggctaaggtacgtttttctaGGTAAGAACTCTATTTATCCTGTCATAGTGAATGCTAACTTGAGAAGTGAAGAACTTAatttgctagttgttgagcTAAGGAAATTTAGGAAGGCTATTGGTTAATCTTTGGATTATATTAAaggaatttcacctagtctCTGCATGCATAGAATTCACCTAGAAAATTAATCTTATTCTAGCATTGAACCTCAAAGAACACTTAACCCAAACCTCAAGGAAGTTGGTGTGATCTTATTCTTAAATTGCTTGGAGCTGGTGtgatctatcctatctctgatagtacttgggtttcACCAGTGCATTGTGTCCCTAAAGAAGGAGGAATTATTGTAGTAaagaatgatcatgatgagttaattcctactagaaccataacaggacatagaatgtgcattgattataaaAAGCTTAATTCTGcttctaggaaagatcattttctcCTTCCaattattgatcaaatgttagaaAGATTAGCCAATCACACccattactgtttcttggatggatattcAGGATTTTTCCAAATACCAATTCATCCTAATGATCAAGAAAAGACAACTttcacatgtccatatggtacttttgcttATAGAAGAATGCCATTTGGACTATGTAATGATCCAgctacctttcaaaggtgcatgatgtcaattttctctgatcttattgaggatgtggttgaagtttttatggatgacttctctggcTATGGagactctttctcttcttgccTTGCTAATCTATGCAGAGTCTTAAGGAGATGTGAAGAGACAAATCTAGTTCTCAACTGGGAGAAGTGtcatttcatggttgaagaagggatagttcttggtcacaagatttcagagaagggtattgaggttgataaagcaaagattgaagtcatggttcagcttcaaccacCAAAGACAGTCAAGGAtataagaagctttcttggtcatGTTAGGTTCTACAGAAGATTTATCAAGGATTTTTCAAAGATTGCTAGGCCATTGACAAGATTACTTTGTAAGGAGACTGAGTTCAATTTTGATGAAGAGTGTTTGAAAGCTTTCAAGGAAATCAAAGCTGCATTAATATCagctccaatagtccaagctcCAAATTGGGATCTCCCATTTAAGATAATGTGTGATGCATCTgactttgcagtaggagcagttctaagacagaaaaaaagataagaggctgcatgttattcactatgcaagtagaaccttggatgaaactcaaggaagatattcaacaacagagaatGAGCTTCTTGCAGTGGTGtttgcctttgaaaaattcagaaggTACCTAGTGGGTTCCAAGGTTATTGTGTACACTGATCATTCTGCTTtgaggcacatctactcaaagaaaAATACCAAACCAAGGTTGTTAAGATGGATTCTACTTCTCCAAGAATTTAACATGGAAATAATTGATAAGAAAGTTATAGAGAATGGAGTTGTTGATCATTTATCTAGGATGAggatagaagaagaaataacaattgatgattcaatgcctgaagAGAAACTGATGCAACTCAACGTCACTTGACCGACTGCTCGAGCagacactcgatcgagtgtgtTCGGCCACCCGGTGGAGCAGGACAAAATGGAGGAATGGATGGCACTTGACAGTGAAGATTTGCCATGGTATGCTGATATAGTTAATTACAAGGTGTGTAAAGAGATCCCAACAGACATGGAGCctcacaagaagaagaaattgctcAAGTATATCAATGgttactattgggatgaaccttacttgtACAAGAAAAGATCAGATGGCCTGTTTAGAAGGTGTATAGCAGAGAGTGAAGTAGAAGGTGTGTTGGGACACTGTCATGGCTCTGTTTATGGAGGACATTTTGCAACCTTTAAGACTGCCCAAAAAGTCCTACAAGCTGGTTTATGGTGGCCTACATTATTCAAAGACACTCACAAGTTCATTAAaaagtgtgatgcttgccaaagaATGGGAAATATTACAAGAATGAATGAAATGCCTCAAAATCCAattcttgaagttgagatatttgatgtgtggggaattgatttcatgTGACCTTTTAATCCTCCTTCAAATGGGAATGTCTACATATTAGTAGCAGTGGACTATGTCTAcaagtgggtagaagctatTGCTAGCCCTACTAATGATCACAAGGTGGTTCTTAAGCTTTTCAAGACCATAATCTTCCCAAGATATGGAATTCCAAGAGTTGTAATTAGTGATGGAGGAacacacttcatcaacaagatctTTGAAGGAATGCTAAGGAAATATGGAGTTAAACACAAGGTGTCAACAACTTATCACCCTCAATCAAGTGGGCAAGTTGAAGTCTCAAATAAGCAAATCAAGGCCATTCTATCAAGGATAGTGGGAGCAACAAGAAAAGATTGGTCTAgcaaacttgatgaaacactttgggcTTATAGAACAGCTTTCAAAACACCAAGAGGAAGAACTCCATTCCAACTTGTCTATGGAAAGTCTTGTCATCTCCCTATTGAGGTCGAGTACAAAGCTTTGTGGGCAATCAAGCTTTTGAACTTGGATTTAGAGACATCTCAAGCTAAAAGAAGCCTTGATCTGCATGAACTTGAAGAGATCAGAATAGAAGCTTATGAGagctccaaaatctacaaggaaagaacaAAAGCCTTCCATGATAAGAAAATCCTCATTAAGGACCTAAAGGCTGGAGACCAAGCCTTGCTGTTCAACTCAAAGCTCAAGCTATTTCCtgggaagttgaaaagtagGTGGGGAGGtccttttgaaataaaagaggTTCTACCATTTGGAGCTGTCacacttctcaacaaggatggtagtgaatTCACAGTCAATGGTCAGAGAGTTAAAAAGTACTGGGGAGAACTAGAAGAAGTCAAGCTTAATTCACAATGTTTCTCAAGGATGCTCCTCAAGCTTGAAGAACTAAaagaagtcaagcttagtgactttaaacaaacTCACTAgagaggaagtccctaaggtatctctgtacatattttttagggttttggtatgttgatctttgttttggtgttttcatggtcacggaagcaagggagtctaaacaaaagaagaaaggaaggttcggaagccaactcgaccgacccactcgaccgagcactcgaccgagtaccagtcgATGGCCATCGTCGAGTTGCCTCCTTCCCCACCTCAAAATCAAGCTCCAAGCTCCAGCTACACATTTgacagcatgaatgaggatgtggaaaAATTCTTCCACATCCCATAAGGTACCAACATCACCTCTCtattgtaaataccattgcatctctagttttattttattatgagtcttgaatcctctttcaaatttctcttacacagtggactgtgtaatttaagtttgagggaaggtttgagatagtatttgatattgtgttttgttttcttatttcaaatttttagcattatcatgttagtatttgcatttcatctaaggcattgaaaaaacaaaaaaaaattgaaactttttgcaaaaaatctttataaaaaaacagagtgttcatgtagtttacattgcatattaggatcttgtttagcatgtttcatataggactgtttaatatttgcattagggatctatgatgagtttatccttgttagcttgtttaaattcactaaactaggatcaatgcccaagttaatagtactttgatgctagttgagtggttagaagcataagattgaaccaagccttgaattcctgcatttcatttggtctaaattgaagcatgttgtgatttgatgccatttcctatttataagaacctaatattgacttttaattatcaatttgtgcattgctttaaactcatggataccatatacatatttggatcatctttctccattataccactcttgttgatccaagtagctgatttcctcattaagaatcagttttcaatacccttaaccaatccttctttcaagccatgtttattcttgtgtgtgtaaggcccttttgggattgagcttggtagaaagtgttaggtttgagctgacaagagtaaagccttgtgtagttctagtttgcaattttcaaactagatagtactaggtggtttaattctTGGTTTGatacttggttgttttgaaaaaaagaaatgtaaagaaaagaaaaaaaaaaagagaaagaaaaggttagagtctttaggaagggaatgtgtttaagtaaatttaagctctagtgaaagaatgggaagtatgagattgttaaagatggttctaatcaaagaaaaagaaagaaagaaaagaagagtctagcaataagcttttatgtcttaagaaatgagaagaaaagggaaccatagcaaGTAAGAAAGAAGCCCCATTCCactagttgattcaaataagaaacttctcctaaggcttaaaaacaaaagagaaaagggtatttgagaagagatgaagataaagggtagaactatgacaatttgggattagaatgataggataaacactttgggtacctttgggtagacaaggttttgttcttgtatgtgtctaagtgttcttatatttagccttcttctaaagctcaatccatttttatgagagaaccttgatattgataagtctcactctaaaaagagaccatcattgtctctaaacctttattaccaagccaaaggagtttaaagcattgcataagttgattcatgttcttgtttaatgaatgttaaaggaaatggttgatttgaatgcatgtggatatctaaggcttaAATCAGTANNNNNNNNNNNNNNNNNNNNNNNNNNNNNNNNNNNNNNNNNNNNNNNNNNNNNNNNNNNNNNNNNNNNNNNNNNNNNNNNNNNNNNNNNNNNNNNNNNNNNNNNNNNNNNNNNNNNNNNNNNNNNNNNNNNNNNNNNNNNNNNNNNNNNNNNNNNNNNNNNNNNNNNNNNNNNNNNNNNNNNNNNNNNNNNNNNNNNNNNNNNNNNNNNNNNNNNNNNNNNNNNNNNNNNNNNNNNNNNNNNNNNNNNNNNNNNNNNNNNNNNNNNNNNNNNNNNNNNNNNNNNNNNNNNNNNNNNNNNNNNNNNNNNNNNNNNNNNNNNNNNNNNNNNNNNNNNNNNNNNNNNNNNNNNNNNNNNNgttttgaaaaaaagaaatgtaaagaaaagaaaaaaaaaaagagaaagaaaaggttagagtctttaggaagggaatgtgtttaagtaaatttaagctctagtgaaagaatgggaagtatgagattgttaaagatggttctaatcaaagaaaaagaaagaaagaaaagaagagtctagcaataagcttttatgtcttaagaaatgagaagaaaagggaaccatagcaaGTAAGAAAGAAGCCCCATTCCactagttgattcaaataagaaacttctcctaaggcttaaaaacaaaagagaaaagggtatttgagaagagatgaagataaagggtagaactatgacaatttgggattagaatgataggataaacactttgggtacctttgggtagacaaggttttgttcttgtatgtgtctaagtgttcttatatttagccttcttctaaagctcaatccatttttatgagagaaccttgatattgataagtctcactctaaaaagagaccatcattgtctctaaacctttattaccaagccaaaggagtttaaagcattgcataagttgattcatgttcttgtttaatgaatgttaaaggaaatggttgatttgaatgcatgtggatatctaaggcttaaatcagtaaaggttgtgataggcttgtctaaaatctttaagtacagctcattcaacttgcatcatagtactagtaacttggacattgattctagctagtttattgtcaagctttaggagctgagatcccacttttaaACCTCACTTCcctacttatgtcttgtttatttgcttgagggtaagcaaagactaagtttgagggtgttgatgttcatatatttcaccttgttctaccttagtatattcacatcttttgcatgatttactatctagtttggccattattgagtagctttaggactgcttatgcattagagtagaattgcattgcatttgcatagtttttagCATAagcaggtgattttggatcctaaggagcatggaagggTGCTGAGGAGGATTGgagctatcaagtgaagaagacaAGGGAGCTAGAGCAGAAGAATCAAGATCCGGAAGTCCACTCaaccaccacactcgaccagacactcgaccgtgtgcggaaaAGGATTCGACCGactggaagaagcagaagaagaggtcactcgaccaagcactcgaccgagcacctggtcgagttgaccgagccgcctacctattttgtcttctagccattttagggcttcccctttCTCCTATATAAACCCCTTGTACCTCATGGCTGCAAAGGAGAGCAATTTTTCAGAGAAAATAGTTaagaaaacctagtttttacctttttgggattATTCTACTTTTTGCTTAGATTATTAGccacttttatattttctcataaatctttgatacttgttggtttcataactttctaagtattaagaatttgagtttgatttcttcttcaatattgtagatctttatattatctatctaatcatgcaagtttcattgatttctgggtttatgattttgttcatcatgtttagtgattgtgagtagtgtttaaagatcttaaggatggattaggctgggtaaatGTTATGggtgtttagattgatcaagttttattgttatacatctcttctagattagatatgctctatgctattcttatactgagagggtaaggattgATCTAAAGCTTCTTAatatcacaccaatgtctaagttgttagataaggctaatgctagagattatcatgaagcatgctaagagattagatgtttaaggtgatttttgacattgatgatctggttgtttaatgcctgtttttatatgtaatagctagtgagaactaggtctaagagtatctaagcttgattgttattatcatgagaatggattaacaagtattagaagatcattgtctagagatatctcattgttgattgaggtttgttgatcagtttagataaccatagcttgagCCCAGCCCAtaaatccatccttaggaccttttcttgtttgttgatttccCTGTTTGAGTATTGTTATTTGCTtgctgtttgatttactttcgttttgctctgttttgattgttgttatgTCTCTGTCCTTCATACTAAGtcactcgacctcccactcgatcgagcatccgatcgagNAAAGCTTCTTAatatcacaccaatgtctaagttgttagataaggctaatgctagagattatcatgaagcatgctaagagattagatgtttaaggtgatttttgacattgatgatctggttgtttaatgcctgtttttatatgtaatagctagtgagaactaggtctaagagtatctaagcttgattgttattatcatgagaatggattaacaagtattagaagatcattgtctagagatatctcattgttgattgaggtttgttgatcagtttagataaccatagcttgagCCCAGCCCAtaaatccatccttaggaccttttcttgtttgttgatttccCTGTTTGAGTATTGTTATTTGCTtgctgtttgatttactttcgttttgctctgttttgattgttgttatgTCTCTGTCCTTCATACTAAGtcactcgacctcccactcgatcgagcatccgatcgagtgcttgctcgagcatCATCCagtgttcttgtttatgttatgcatTTACTTGTTTCACTACCTGTttcatttcctgtttcatttctgttgcattcaatTCATTTCTGTTTGATCCtgtttcattacttgtcttgcattggTATAGTACTTGTTCTTGTCTAGTATCATCACTgcttttttttcattgtttactttgcatttagtatcttgtcttagtagctttacattctgcattttatcatcatcattaggttgttagttaaAAACATTCATCACATTTTGCTTGACTTAGATAAGTATTcatatcctgattgcttgcatcacactaaTTATGGATTGACATTGCATCACACtaattatggattgacatcctttatgctacaacaacataagggttattgaaacaccttgcatccacctgttcattcatcatctctatcatcaTATCATCACCACCACGATAAACAAATGGATGTTTCAGCCTTATAATATATGATCTATTGAAACGACCcaactcatttttttcttaatataataataataacctagtgatctcatactcattAACCACCTAACCGGAGTATCCACCTCCTTCTGCTTTAGCCTCCGAGAGGCTTGGcgggtcctctctctctctactcctcttctctctcttggtcctcctcctcagcgtgttgatcctcttcctcaactgctctctcaaccaccttctcagccttctacGAAGCCGTTCTCTTCCCCCTTGCAACTGCAGCTCTGCTCTTTGATAGAGAGGTGtggatctccccttg
Coding sequences within:
- the LOC109128720 gene encoding uncharacterized protein LOC109128720, producing the protein MAKEPEAGLMKNLRGRRTGEEITRRRLFPFSLGDKAHLWEKALPTGAITTWDACKKADLAKFFSNARTTRLRNEISGFAKRNNETFCEAWERFKGFQTQCPHHGFNNESLLSTLYRGVLPKIRMLLDATSNGNFLNKNVEEGWELVENLAQSDENYNEDYDRTVRFTTNDQDEKYKKDFKVVHEKLDKILLSQQKNIHFLGEEKVPVQEGEREFADICYMQNQGGFKGYNQFKNSNLSYRNTNVANPQDQIEPTKQFAEMCQKMENTYSDLHTKFETLNSKIETMETKLSSSTPTRNDQHKGKAIMHSTEFANAINLHRGRVLPERKTCYQSLRTVKNKMGRVFSKRKLRMKRQLNSTHHLSTYTIEWVIWQQIEHLLMRRLSQLPPRKKKSGSWCDLILKLLGAGVIYPISDSTWVSPVHCVPKEGGIIVVKNDHDELIPTRTITGHRMCIDYKKLNSASRKDHFLLPIIDQMLERLANHTHYCFLDGYSGFFQIPIHPNDQEKTTFTCPYGTFAYRRMPFGLCNDPATFQRCMMSIFSDLIEDVVEVFMDDFSGYGDSFSSCLANLCRVLRRCEETNLVLNWEKCHFMVEEGIVLGHKISEKGIEVDKAKIEVMVQLQPPKTVKDIRSFLGHVRFYRRFIKDFSKIARPLTRLLCKETEFNFDEECLKAFKEIKAALISAPIVQAPNWDLPFKIIRYLVGSKVIVYTDHSALRHIYSKKNTKPRLLRWILLLQEFNMEIIDKKVIENGVVDHLSRMRIEEEITIDDSMPEEKLMQLNVT